The Pseudomonas solani genome segment CGTCAGGGCCCTCGAATGCATTGTTCTTGTTTATCGTTATCCGGCCGGGGTGGCCGGTGCGGTCGTAGCCGCAGGTTCCCCACCACTGTGCGCCCGCCCTCCCCGGGCGTCTTGCCCCTGCCTGCCGCTGCTCTTGTTGCAGCCTGACATCCCCGCGCCGCGCCGCTTCCAGCCTGGCCGCCGCGTGCAAACCGGCTGGCAGCCTCGAACAAGACTCGCCCCCACCACGCCCTCGTTAATAGCCGTCGCCGCGCCGGGCGCCTCCGCGCTCCCCCGGGCGGCATGCCAACTCACAGGGCGTTGCCCCGGACGTACAACACAGAAGAATACGAGGGAGAGAACCATGAGGAAAACGCTCCGTTTGCAGCCGCTGGCCAGTGCCGTCGCCCTGGGCACCGCGCTGCTGGCCGCCATTCCGAACGTCGGCGCCTACGAACTCTACGCCGATGACGACAGCCACCTGAACGCCGACTTCCTCGCCGTCTACGGCTGGATGAACAGCCGCAAGAACTACGACGGCACCGCCGGCGGCTCCACCTGGACCGAAGGCTTCGTCAAGTACGGCCTCAGCGGCGACCAGGGCCTGGCCGGCAACGGCACCGCCTACGGCGCGCTGAACTGGGTCAGCTCCGCCACCTGGCGCGATGGCGACCCGGGCGGCAACACCCTGGGCAACGAGCGCACCACCAAGATCGAGGAGGCCTACCTGGGCTGGCGCTCCGCCAACCTGTTCCCGGCCCTGGGCGAGGACGGTGTCGATGTCTCCTTCGGCCGCCAGGTGCTGAAGATCGGCACCGGTTTCCTCATCAACGACGACGGCCCCAACCTCGGCAACGGCCCGGCGGACGGCCACCTCAACCGTGGCGGTGCCTACTACAACGCCGCCCGCCACGCCTTCGACCGCACCGCCGTGCTGCGCCTGGGCGGCAAGGATGGCCTGCACGGCAGCGCCTTCTGGCTGAAGTCCGACAACCGCGCCCAGGCCGAAACCGAGCTGGCCGCCGGCACCCTGGAATACACCGCAGCCCCCGGCACCCTGGGGCTGACCTGGATCCACGGCCTCGACGTCACCGATGAATGGGCCAGCGACTTCCAGCAGCAGCGCGACGGCATGGACATCTACAGCCTGCGCGGCGAAGGCGATGCCGGCATCGAGAACGCCAGCTTCGGCTTCGAATACGCAGTGCAGGACAAGGACGCCGGCAACGAGCGCGCCTGGTACCTGGAAAGCGGCTACACCTTCGCCGACATCGCCTGGGCACCCAAGCTGACCTACCGCTACAGCCGCTATTCCGAAGGCTGGGACAGCCTCTTCAACGGCTTCGCCAGCGGCTACGGCACCTGGTTCCAGGGCGAGGTGGCCTCCAACTACGCCGGCCCCTTCAACAGCAACACCGGCATCCACCATGTCGGCCTCAAGGCCAAGCCGCTGGAGAACCTCACCCTCGGCGTCCTCTACTTCGACTTCAACACCCTGCAGCGCCGCGACGCCCTCAACCTCGACGCCCGCGAGCTGGACATCTACCTGGAATGGGCAGTGACCGAGCACCTGCTGGTCAGCCCGCTGGTGGGCCTCTACCAGCCCGACCGCGACGCCAGCAACGGCGGCAACCAGGTGGGCGGCGACGGTACCAACGTCTACAGCCAGGTGACCATGGCCCTGGCCTTCTGATCCACCCGCTTTGAAGGGCCGGACCGGGCACGGATCGTCAGGCCGCCCTTCCTTTTCCACCCCCGCACCCGCACACCACGCTCCCGCAGACCCGTAGGATGGCGTAGAGCGAAGCGAAACCCATCGATCCGAGGTCCCATCA includes the following:
- a CDS encoding alginate export family protein → MRKTLRLQPLASAVALGTALLAAIPNVGAYELYADDDSHLNADFLAVYGWMNSRKNYDGTAGGSTWTEGFVKYGLSGDQGLAGNGTAYGALNWVSSATWRDGDPGGNTLGNERTTKIEEAYLGWRSANLFPALGEDGVDVSFGRQVLKIGTGFLINDDGPNLGNGPADGHLNRGGAYYNAARHAFDRTAVLRLGGKDGLHGSAFWLKSDNRAQAETELAAGTLEYTAAPGTLGLTWIHGLDVTDEWASDFQQQRDGMDIYSLRGEGDAGIENASFGFEYAVQDKDAGNERAWYLESGYTFADIAWAPKLTYRYSRYSEGWDSLFNGFASGYGTWFQGEVASNYAGPFNSNTGIHHVGLKAKPLENLTLGVLYFDFNTLQRRDALNLDARELDIYLEWAVTEHLLVSPLVGLYQPDRDASNGGNQVGGDGTNVYSQVTMALAF